In the Pseudanabaena sp. PCC 7367 genome, one interval contains:
- a CDS encoding rhomboid family intramembrane serine protease, with the protein MDLNAVLLWMVCLSCVTFVLRFSKSSATRGWAIVAAIILAITFVLWTEFPAQAGLWGGGLWILFMLVPTVSMAVVNNLAARQKYRSARLVATGLKFLHPLDGLWQYPLLFRALELGQNGELDQAIAVLAKYPRHDRNGYQNAQALTFRIKAEWDQLLVWLQAEYNSATSKSSLAAYYARALAETGKLNTLLEMLDYYEHQNAAIRIRDLLLIRIFALAFCGETEQLARLLSDRRLKHFLPEAQQFWLATAAMVAGAGTEQEIKAKQQLEQLAADTKDAMLKRAIDWRLTQPLANPDQVLTPVSQKVLQDTALESAHEAKYSGALAFTSERIYVSYVLIGLNLAMFALEIAFGGSTDLGTLYQLGALDPIAVRHQGEWWRLVNAMFLHYGYIHLFMNMIGLYFLGGFVETSLGWWRYLLVYLFSGIGSMLTVTIVAFFVSPELPQITVGASGAIMGMVGATGALLWLAWQRERAKVAARRLRTVLFIIGLQVFFDFAVPNVSFVGHTSGLILGAIAGWLVAPRHSSTSEQR; encoded by the coding sequence ATGGATCTCAATGCAGTTTTGCTTTGGATGGTGTGCCTTTCTTGTGTCACCTTTGTGCTCAGATTTAGTAAATCTAGTGCGACCAGAGGTTGGGCGATCGTGGCGGCGATTATCTTGGCCATTACTTTTGTGCTTTGGACAGAATTTCCTGCACAAGCGGGATTATGGGGCGGTGGCCTGTGGATCTTGTTTATGCTAGTGCCCACCGTTAGTATGGCGGTGGTTAATAATCTGGCGGCAAGACAAAAATATCGATCGGCCAGACTGGTGGCAACCGGGCTGAAATTTTTACATCCCCTCGATGGTCTATGGCAATATCCGCTCCTGTTCAGGGCGCTGGAATTGGGACAGAATGGCGAGCTTGATCAGGCGATCGCAGTCCTGGCTAAATATCCCCGCCACGATCGTAATGGCTATCAAAATGCCCAGGCGCTGACTTTTCGGATCAAAGCAGAATGGGATCAATTATTGGTATGGTTGCAAGCTGAATATAACTCTGCCACCAGTAAATCTTCTTTGGCGGCCTACTATGCTAGAGCATTGGCTGAAACTGGCAAGCTGAATACCTTGCTAGAGATGCTTGATTACTATGAGCATCAAAATGCGGCGATCAGGATCAGGGATTTACTCTTGATCCGGATATTTGCCCTGGCTTTTTGTGGCGAGACTGAACAATTGGCCAGGTTGCTAAGCGATCGTCGTCTCAAGCATTTTTTGCCCGAAGCGCAGCAATTTTGGCTTGCAACTGCAGCGATGGTGGCTGGAGCCGGAACTGAACAGGAAATCAAAGCCAAGCAACAGCTTGAACAACTTGCCGCCGACACCAAAGATGCCATGCTCAAGCGGGCGATCGATTGGCGCTTGACGCAGCCATTGGCAAATCCCGATCAGGTGCTTACGCCGGTCAGCCAAAAAGTCTTACAAGATACTGCCTTAGAATCTGCCCATGAGGCTAAATATAGTGGTGCGTTGGCCTTTACCAGCGAAAGAATTTATGTCTCCTACGTTTTGATTGGCCTGAATCTGGCCATGTTTGCCCTGGAGATCGCCTTTGGTGGCAGCACTGACCTGGGCACACTCTATCAATTGGGAGCCTTAGATCCAATTGCAGTTCGGCATCAGGGTGAGTGGTGGCGCTTGGTAAATGCCATGTTTCTGCACTATGGCTATATCCATTTATTCATGAATATGATCGGCTTATATTTTCTGGGTGGTTTTGTGGAAACCAGTCTGGGCTGGTGGCGCTATTTATTGGTTTACCTATTTAGTGGTATCGGTTCAATGCTGACAGTGACGATTGTGGCATTTTTTGTCTCACCAGAACTACCCCAGATTACCGTGGGTGCTTCGGGGGCAATCATGGGTATGGTGGGGGCAACGGGGGCGCTCCTGTGGCTGGCCTGGCAGCGCGAAAGAGCCAAGGTTGCGGCGCGGCGACTCAGGACGGTTTTGTTCATTATTGGCTTGCAGGTATTCTTTGATTTTGCGGTGCCCAATGTCAGTTTTGTGGGGCATACATCTGGGCTTATTTTGGGGGCGATCGCTGGTTGGTTGGTTGCACCCCGCCATTCCTCTACCTCTGAGCAAAGGTAG
- the psaB gene encoding photosystem I core protein PsaB, which yields MATKFPKFSQDLASDPTTRRIWYAIATANDFESHDGVTEESLYQKIFASHFGHLAIIFLWTSGNLFHVAWQGNFQQWVKDPLNTNPIAHAIWDPQFGSAAVDAFTQGGASGPVDISYSGVYHWWYTIGMRTDSDLYSGAIFLLIFAAVLLFAGWLHLQPSFRPSLAWFKNAESRLNHHLAGLFGASSLAWTGHLVHVAIPEARGQHVGWDNFLSVMPHPEGLKPFFTGNWAAYAQNPDTANHVFGSASGSGTAILTFLGGFHPQTESLWLTDIAHHHLAIAVLFIVAGHMYRTNFGIGHSMKEIMAAHNPPPGTPFGGMLGEGHKGMYDTYNESLHFQLGWHLATLGVVTSLVAQHMYSMPPYAFMAKDYTTMSALYTHHQYIAGFLMAGAFAHGAIFLVRDYDPEANKNNVLARVLEHKEAIISHLSWVSLFLGFHTLGIYVHNDVMQAFGTPEKQILIEPVFAQWIQAAHGKALYGFDVLLSNPDSIAATAWPNYGDVWLPGWLEGINSDANSLFLTIGPGDFLIHHAIALGLHTTTLILVKGALDARGSKLMPDKKDFGYSFPCDGPGRGGTCDISAWDAFYLAMFWMLNTIGWVTFYWHWKHLCVWQGNLAQFNEASVTIMGWLRDYLWLNSAQLINGYNPYGMNNISVWAWMFLFGHLVWATGFMFLISWRGYWQELIETLVWAHQRTPLAQLVSWKDKPVALSIVQARLVGLAHFTVGYIFTYAAFVIASTATAFG from the coding sequence ATGGCAACTAAATTTCCAAAGTTTAGCCAGGACCTCGCTAGCGATCCGACTACTCGTCGGATCTGGTATGCGATTGCTACGGCCAATGACTTTGAGAGCCATGATGGCGTTACCGAAGAGAGCCTTTATCAAAAGATTTTTGCTTCTCATTTCGGCCATCTGGCAATCATTTTCCTTTGGACCTCTGGCAATCTCTTCCACGTGGCCTGGCAAGGAAACTTCCAACAGTGGGTCAAAGATCCACTAAACACAAATCCCATTGCCCATGCAATTTGGGATCCTCAATTCGGTTCAGCTGCGGTTGATGCATTCACTCAAGGTGGTGCAAGCGGCCCAGTTGACATCTCTTATTCTGGTGTCTACCACTGGTGGTACACCATCGGCATGCGCACTGATTCAGACCTCTATTCTGGCGCGATCTTCCTGCTAATTTTTGCAGCGGTGCTCTTGTTTGCTGGTTGGCTACATTTGCAACCTAGCTTCAGACCTAGTTTGGCCTGGTTCAAGAATGCTGAGTCCCGTCTCAACCACCACTTGGCTGGTTTGTTTGGGGCAAGCTCATTGGCTTGGACTGGTCACCTAGTGCACGTAGCGATCCCAGAAGCTCGTGGTCAGCATGTCGGTTGGGATAACTTCTTGAGCGTAATGCCTCACCCAGAAGGGCTAAAGCCTTTCTTTACTGGGAATTGGGCTGCCTACGCACAGAATCCCGACACCGCCAACCATGTATTTGGTAGCGCCAGCGGCTCTGGTACAGCGATTTTGACTTTCCTGGGTGGTTTCCATCCTCAGACTGAGTCACTGTGGCTGACTGACATTGCCCATCACCATTTGGCGATCGCCGTATTGTTCATCGTGGCTGGCCACATGTACCGGACTAACTTCGGTATTGGTCACAGCATGAAGGAAATTATGGCGGCTCACAATCCACCTCCAGGTACTCCCTTTGGTGGCATGTTGGGTGAAGGTCATAAGGGCATGTATGACACCTATAATGAGTCTCTACATTTCCAACTAGGTTGGCACCTTGCTACCTTAGGTGTAGTTACCTCACTTGTAGCTCAGCACATGTACTCAATGCCGCCCTATGCTTTCATGGCTAAAGATTACACCACCATGTCGGCGCTCTATACCCATCACCAGTATATTGCTGGATTCTTGATGGCTGGAGCATTTGCCCACGGTGCGATCTTCCTGGTACGTGACTATGACCCTGAAGCTAACAAAAATAATGTGTTGGCACGGGTACTAGAGCATAAAGAAGCAATCATCTCCCACCTGAGCTGGGTATCACTATTCTTGGGCTTCCACACCCTGGGTATTTATGTCCACAATGACGTGATGCAGGCATTCGGTACACCCGAAAAGCAAATCTTGATTGAGCCTGTATTTGCCCAGTGGATTCAAGCTGCCCACGGTAAGGCTTTGTATGGTTTTGATGTGTTGCTATCTAATCCTGATAGTATTGCCGCAACTGCATGGCCTAACTATGGTGATGTGTGGCTACCTGGTTGGTTGGAAGGAATCAACAGTGATGCAAACTCGCTATTCCTGACGATCGGCCCTGGTGACTTCTTGATCCACCATGCGATCGCCCTGGGACTGCATACCACCACCTTGATTTTGGTCAAGGGTGCCCTTGATGCCCGTGGTTCTAAGCTAATGCCAGACAAAAAAGACTTTGGCTATAGCTTCCCTTGCGATGGCCCTGGTCGTGGCGGTACTTGCGACATCTCTGCTTGGGATGCCTTCTATCTAGCCATGTTCTGGATGTTGAACACAATTGGTTGGGTTACCTTCTATTGGCACTGGAAACACCTGTGCGTCTGGCAAGGCAACTTAGCTCAGTTCAATGAAGCCTCAGTCACGATTATGGGTTGGTTACGCGATTATCTGTGGCTGAACTCAGCGCAGCTAATCAATGGCTATAACCCCTATGGCATGAACAATATCTCGGTCTGGGCCTGGATGTTCCTGTTTGGACACCTGGTGTGGGCAACTGGATTTATGTTCTTGATCTCCTGGCGTGGCTACTGGCAAGAGTTGATCGAAACCCTAGTATGGGCACATCAACGCACTCCTCTTGCTCAGTTGGTTAGCTGGAAAGACAAGCCTGTGGCTCTTTCGATCGTCCAAGCTCGTTTGGTTGGTCTAGCCCACTTCACGGTTGGTTATATCTTTACCTACGCGGCATTTGTGATTGCATCGACGGCTACGGCCTTTGGCTAG
- a CDS encoding phycocyanin, protein MLSKLRQLTVDAEGRYATDDELTFLKGYIHSYELRINTYNKLRELENAIVEQSYEKVRSQDPNVFNSSGTDITAKWKADTRRVLRYSAVALLIDDTNRLKEHLLFWFQTVMQAFKAQRSCNVTYAVMQEVVKQSLTEQEAKLVCPLLELTRNALADDIKL, encoded by the coding sequence ATGTTGAGTAAGCTACGCCAATTGACGGTCGATGCAGAGGGTCGTTATGCCACCGACGATGAGTTAACTTTTTTGAAAGGTTATATTCATTCCTATGAACTCAGGATTAACACCTACAACAAACTGAGAGAGCTAGAAAACGCGATCGTTGAGCAATCCTATGAAAAGGTGCGATCGCAAGATCCAAATGTTTTTAATAGTTCTGGCACAGATATTACCGCCAAATGGAAAGCTGATACCCGTCGCGTGTTGCGTTACTCGGCTGTGGCGCTATTGATCGATGACACCAATCGCTTAAAAGAGCATTTGCTATTCTGGTTCCAGACTGTGATGCAGGCTTTTAAAGCCCAACGAAGTTGTAATGTCACCTATGCGGTTATGCAAGAAGTTGTAAAGCAATCCCTGACTGAGCAGGAAGCTAAATTGGTTTGCCCATTGTTGGAGCTGACTCGCAATGCCCTGGCCGATGATATTAAGCTTTAA
- the dtd gene encoding D-aminoacyl-tRNA deacylase, with product MRVVIQRVRASQVVVDGQVVGKIGVGLNILVGITAQDTIAELDWIARKCLDLRLFPAADHEADHENDKGSSFERSIREIGGELLVISQFTLYGDCRKGRRPSFSAAAAPDRAKELYLQFVAKLRESGLKVETGIFGAMMQVAIENDGPVTLILERSVSDR from the coding sequence ATGCGTGTAGTCATTCAAAGAGTTAGAGCATCCCAGGTAGTTGTAGATGGCCAAGTTGTCGGCAAAATTGGGGTGGGGTTAAATATTTTGGTGGGGATCACCGCTCAGGACACGATCGCTGAATTGGATTGGATCGCCAGGAAATGCCTGGATCTACGATTATTCCCAGCGGCAGATCATGAAGCGGATCATGAGAATGACAAAGGCAGCAGCTTTGAGCGATCGATCCGCGAGATTGGTGGTGAGTTGCTAGTAATCAGTCAGTTCACCCTCTATGGTGACTGTCGCAAGGGTAGGCGACCATCGTTTAGCGCAGCGGCCGCTCCCGATCGAGCTAAGGAATTGTATTTGCAGTTTGTGGCAAAATTGCGCGAGAGTGGCTTGAAGGTGGAAACGGGCATCTTTGGAGCGATGATGCAGGTTGCGATCGAGAATGATGGGCCAGTCACGCTCATACTAGAACGATCGGTAAGCGATCGGTAA
- a CDS encoding pentapeptide repeat-containing protein codes for MRQRLFKLFQSTLILGTIVILAIATLIILPVNAIAKPLPFSHGSLQSRNFSGMELRGSGFANANMEDANFSNADLRGAVFSASILRHANLHGADLSIGLLDQVDFAKADLSDALLIDAVLLRSTFDYVDITGADFTDALLDGAQVNFGSPPEVRIIV; via the coding sequence ATGCGGCAACGCTTATTTAAATTATTTCAATCAACCCTGATTTTGGGGACGATCGTGATTCTGGCGATCGCAACCCTGATTATCTTGCCAGTTAATGCGATCGCTAAGCCCCTACCCTTTAGTCATGGATCATTGCAATCGCGCAATTTTTCTGGCATGGAACTGAGGGGCTCTGGGTTTGCCAATGCAAATATGGAAGATGCTAACTTTTCTAATGCGGATCTGCGCGGGGCAGTATTTAGTGCCTCAATTTTGCGTCATGCCAATCTCCATGGTGCAGATCTCAGCATTGGTTTGCTCGACCAGGTGGATTTTGCCAAGGCCGATCTCTCTGATGCCCTACTGATCGATGCGGTTTTATTACGCAGCACCTTTGATTATGTAGATATTACCGGCGCAGATTTTACCGATGCGCTACTGGATGGGGCGCAAGTTAATTTTGGTAGTCCACCAGAAGTAAGGATAATAGTATAG
- a CDS encoding DnaJ domain-containing protein, whose product MVQRHKALRIDRGIGQFDFNDYYAVLGLPITADGIQVRRRYIGIAKRLHPDVYGKTPEEKERATRFLARLVNPAYNALSYEREKAEYTSLLKLLARKLIKKRQRVVPRSEEARKLLTAPSPAAYEQVVNEVAEFQYRELENILEITSILSELNLVYILTQAGYKYVPPAKPALGDDTKIQSRLTTAQRTSGGYAGTASSSTSTSRGSAYAGSNSNGSSGQNTAGNAANAANSERSAKLLLQQHLKAAESCIKQKQWSAALKELRSAQRLDEANSRAHALLGIVYMNQKLASMAKSSFLKALKLNPNETIALENINKIGKMSSKSKSKSSSSNQSSSKSNQKQANKGWSWTFWKR is encoded by the coding sequence ATGGTCCAAAGACATAAAGCACTGAGAATTGATCGGGGCATTGGTCAATTTGATTTCAATGATTACTATGCCGTGCTAGGTCTGCCGATCACAGCGGATGGGATTCAGGTCAGAAGACGTTATATTGGCATAGCGAAAAGACTTCACCCTGATGTTTATGGCAAAACTCCCGAAGAAAAAGAAAGAGCAACTCGCTTTTTAGCCAGATTAGTTAACCCTGCCTATAACGCTCTCAGCTACGAACGAGAGAAGGCGGAATATACCTCCCTGCTCAAATTACTGGCTCGCAAACTGATCAAAAAAAGACAGCGAGTGGTGCCGCGATCGGAGGAAGCACGCAAACTTTTGACGGCTCCTAGCCCTGCCGCCTATGAACAAGTGGTAAACGAGGTGGCTGAGTTTCAGTATCGTGAACTGGAAAATATTTTAGAGATTACTTCGATTCTAAGTGAATTAAATCTGGTTTATATCCTGACCCAAGCAGGCTATAAATATGTACCGCCCGCCAAACCGGCTCTAGGGGATGACACCAAGATTCAATCGCGCCTGACCACTGCCCAAAGAACCAGTGGTGGATATGCCGGCACAGCCAGTAGCTCAACATCTACTAGTCGTGGTTCGGCCTATGCTGGCAGTAATAGTAATGGTAGTTCTGGTCAGAATACGGCTGGTAATGCTGCTAATGCTGCCAATTCGGAGCGATCGGCTAAGCTCTTGCTGCAACAGCATCTTAAGGCAGCCGAGAGTTGTATTAAACAAAAGCAGTGGTCTGCGGCCTTAAAAGAGCTACGCAGTGCCCAGCGACTTGATGAGGCCAATAGTCGCGCCCATGCCCTACTGGGGATTGTTTATATGAACCAAAAGTTGGCCAGTATGGCAAAGTCTAGTTTTTTGAAGGCACTCAAGCTCAACCCCAATGAGACGATCGCCCTGGAGAACATCAACAAAATTGGCAAGATGTCCAGCAAGAGTAAGAGCAAAAGCAGTAGCAGCAACCAGAGCAGTAGTAAATCAAACCAAAAACAAGCAAATAAGGGCTGGTCATGGACTTTTTGGAAACGATAG
- a CDS encoding J domain-containing protein, with the protein METVMLRSSDLLGQVDMGICKYNANDHYAVLGIPVTADTATIRRRYLKIAKSLHPDVHGRDPQDKEKATQVFAKIVSPAYNALMHERERVEYGALLKLIAKRLMKGNQKLQPESEIARKLLYAPSLANYQKYVKEIAELQYQDIGQSMAYVGQLSELNLVYLATQQGYNHFSNSDTLSMPREKMVETAQSRNPASQARRSSSPSSYSNSQTTDSTTAARAREQTAARKRKAEQSPANAKAYGLVKQAETYINQKQWGLALKELRTALTFDRTDSKCYALLGLVYLHQKQGGMAKASFQQALKINPKQPIARKYMDKLLSKTGNTSNKSQTTKGKSQTKTQTKKQDKQKGGFFGWLGG; encoded by the coding sequence ATGGAAACAGTTATGTTGCGATCGTCAGATTTATTAGGGCAGGTTGATATGGGTATCTGTAAATACAATGCCAATGATCACTATGCGGTGCTTGGAATCCCCGTTACGGCTGATACTGCCACCATTCGCCGCAGATATCTAAAAATCGCCAAAAGCCTGCATCCTGATGTGCATGGCCGCGATCCCCAGGATAAAGAAAAAGCCACACAGGTTTTTGCCAAAATTGTCAGCCCCGCGTATAACGCCCTGATGCATGAACGAGAGCGGGTGGAATATGGAGCATTGCTTAAGTTAATTGCCAAGCGGCTGATGAAAGGCAATCAAAAATTACAGCCTGAATCGGAAATTGCCCGCAAACTTTTATATGCGCCAAGTTTGGCCAACTACCAGAAATATGTAAAAGAGATCGCCGAACTGCAATATCAAGATATTGGTCAATCGATGGCTTATGTGGGTCAACTCAGCGAATTAAATCTGGTGTATCTGGCTACCCAGCAAGGCTACAACCATTTCAGCAATAGCGATACGTTGAGTATGCCCAGGGAAAAAATGGTGGAAACGGCTCAATCCCGCAACCCTGCCTCTCAAGCAAGGCGATCGTCTAGTCCCAGTAGTTATAGTAACTCACAGACTACTGACTCTACCACTGCTGCACGAGCCAGAGAGCAAACCGCAGCCCGCAAAAGGAAAGCAGAGCAGTCGCCAGCAAACGCCAAGGCCTATGGGTTGGTCAAGCAAGCAGAAACCTATATTAATCAAAAGCAATGGGGACTGGCGCTCAAGGAACTACGTACCGCGCTCACCTTCGATCGCACCGATAGCAAGTGTTATGCATTGCTGGGGCTGGTATATTTGCATCAAAAGCAAGGTGGCATGGCGAAAGCAAGTTTCCAGCAAGCCTTAAAAATTAACCCCAAACAGCCGATCGCCCGTAAGTATATGGATAAGCTACTCAGCAAAACTGGTAATACTAGTAATAAAAGCCAAACTACCAAGGGCAAGAGCCAAACTAAAACCCAAACCAAAAAACAAGACAAGCAAAAAGGTGGGTTCTTTGGCTGGCTAGGTGGTTAG
- a CDS encoding IS1 family transposase (programmed frameshift) has translation MDTSELTCPKCNSSKIVKNGRIHNGKQNYKCKHCDRQFVANCEKKYISSETKALIDKLLLERVSLAGIARVADVSETWLQQYVNQKYVQVPQQVQVQDKKRGGLTLQLDEMWSFVEKKQAKVWIWLAIDVDTREIVGMHIGSRDEDGAKGLWQSLPPVYRQCAVCYTDFWRAYAQVIPSKRHQPVGKGSGLTNRIERFNCTLRQRASRLVRKTLSFSKKLANHIGALWLFIHYYNSSLLV, from the exons ATGGATACATCAGAGCTAACTTGTCCAAAATGCAATTCATCTAAAATAGTCAAAAATGGCAGAATCCATAATGGCAAACAGAACTACAAGTGCAAGCATTGCGATCGGCAGTTTGTGGCCAATTGCGAGAAGAAATATATTTCTAGCGAGACTAAAGCGTTAATCGACAAACTTCTGCTAGAGCGAGTTTCACTGGCTGGAATTGCTAGAGTTGCAGATGTATCAGAAACATGGCTACAGCAATATGTTAATCAAAAATATGTCCAGGTGCCTCAACAAGTGCAGGTTCAGGACAAAAAAAGGGGTG GCTTAACACTCCAGCTTGATGAAATGTGGTCATTTGTAGAAAAGAAACAAGCCAAAGTTTGGATTTGGTTAGCCATAGATGTTGATACCAGAGAGATAGTAGGAATGCATATCGGTTCGAGAGATGAAGATGGTGCTAAAGGATTATGGCAGTCTTTACCGCCAGTTTATCGACAATGTGCGGTTTGCTACACTGATTTTTGGCGTGCCTATGCTCAGGTAATTCCGAGCAAGCGCCATCAACCAGTTGGCAAAGGTTCAGGCTTAACTAATAGAATTGAGCGATTCAATTGCACACTTAGACAGAGAGCATCTAGGCTGGTTCGTAAAACTCTTTCTTTCTCAAAAAAGTTAGCTAACCATATTGGTGCACTCTGGCTTTTTATTCACTATTACAATTCATCCTTACTTGTTTAG
- the psaA gene encoding photosystem I core protein PsaA gives MTVTPEKAKVRVTVDRDAVPTSFEKWAQPGHFDRTLKKGPKTTTWIWNLHADVHDFDSFSDLEDTSRKIFSAHFGHLGVIFIWLSGMYYHGAKFSNYVAWLSDPVGIKPSAQVVWPVVGQDILNADVGGGFQGIQITSGLFHMWRAAGITNEYQLLCTAIGGLVMAGLMFFAGWFHYHKAAPKLEWFQNAESMMNHHLAGLIGLGSLGWAGHQIHVSIPINKLLNYGVAPQDIALPHEFILNPSLMAELFPQGFSQGVMPFFTLNWGVFSDFLTFKGGLNPATGSLWLTDQAHHHLAIAVLFIVAGHMYRTNWGIGHSMKEILEAHKDPLLIGGTGHKGLYEFMTNSWHAQLAVNLALFGSLSIVVAHHMYAMPPYPYLAVDYPTQISLFTHHMWIGGFCICGAAAHAGIAMIRDYDPATNMNNVLDRLLRHRDAIISHLNWVCIFLGFHSFGLYIHNDTMRAFGRPQDMFSDTGIQLQPIFAQWIQNIHANTIASTAPYAGDSVSPIFGGDIVALGGKIAMAPMTLGTADFMVHHIHAFTIHVTVLILLKGVLFSRNSRLIPDKSELGFRFPCDGPGRGGTCQVSAWDHVFLGLFWMYNCISVVIFHFSWKMQSDIFGTVGADGSISHITAGNFAQSSITINGWLRDFLWAQAANVIQSYGSALSAYGLIFLGAHFIWAFSLMFLFSGRGYWQELIESIVWAHNKLRVAPAIQPRALSIVQGRAVGLAHYLLGGIATTWAFFLARFGALG, from the coding sequence ATGACAGTTACTCCTGAAAAGGCAAAGGTCAGGGTAACAGTCGATCGTGACGCGGTTCCTACTTCATTCGAGAAGTGGGCTCAACCAGGTCACTTTGACCGTACCCTAAAGAAGGGACCCAAAACCACCACCTGGATTTGGAACCTTCATGCCGATGTCCATGACTTTGATAGTTTTTCGGATCTAGAAGACACCTCCCGCAAAATCTTTTCTGCCCATTTCGGGCATTTGGGTGTCATTTTTATCTGGCTAAGTGGTATGTACTACCACGGTGCCAAATTCTCCAACTATGTGGCCTGGCTGTCTGATCCTGTGGGGATCAAGCCAAGTGCGCAGGTTGTATGGCCAGTTGTTGGTCAAGATATTCTTAACGCCGATGTTGGTGGCGGTTTCCAGGGGATTCAAATCACCTCTGGGCTCTTCCACATGTGGCGTGCAGCTGGAATCACTAATGAATATCAGCTTCTGTGCACCGCGATCGGTGGTTTGGTAATGGCTGGCTTAATGTTTTTTGCCGGTTGGTTCCACTACCACAAAGCAGCACCTAAGCTGGAATGGTTCCAGAATGCTGAGTCAATGATGAACCACCACTTGGCTGGTTTGATTGGGCTTGGCTCGTTAGGTTGGGCTGGACACCAAATTCACGTGTCGATCCCGATTAACAAGCTGCTGAACTATGGTGTAGCACCGCAAGATATTGCTCTACCCCATGAGTTCATCCTCAATCCTTCCTTGATGGCAGAATTGTTTCCCCAAGGCTTTAGTCAAGGTGTAATGCCTTTCTTTACGCTGAACTGGGGTGTCTTTTCTGACTTCTTAACCTTCAAGGGTGGTTTGAACCCAGCAACCGGTTCGCTGTGGCTGACCGATCAGGCTCATCACCACTTGGCGATCGCTGTATTGTTCATCGTCGCTGGTCACATGTACCGCACCAATTGGGGCATTGGCCACAGCATGAAGGAAATTCTCGAAGCCCATAAAGATCCCCTTTTGATCGGTGGTACTGGTCACAAGGGTCTGTATGAGTTTATGACCAATTCCTGGCATGCTCAGTTGGCGGTTAACTTGGCTCTATTTGGTTCGCTATCGATCGTTGTGGCTCACCACATGTATGCGATGCCACCATATCCCTACTTGGCAGTCGATTACCCAACTCAGATTTCCCTATTCACTCACCATATGTGGATTGGCGGCTTCTGTATTTGCGGTGCGGCGGCTCACGCTGGGATTGCCATGATCCGTGATTATGATCCAGCCACAAACATGAATAATGTTTTGGATCGTCTATTGCGGCACCGGGATGCAATCATTTCCCACCTCAACTGGGTTTGTATCTTCCTTGGTTTCCACAGCTTCGGTCTATATATCCACAATGACACCATGCGTGCGTTTGGTCGTCCTCAGGATATGTTCTCCGATACTGGCATTCAGTTGCAGCCAATTTTTGCCCAGTGGATTCAAAATATCCACGCCAACACGATCGCTAGCACCGCACCCTATGCCGGTGACAGCGTTAGCCCCATCTTTGGTGGCGATATCGTAGCCCTTGGCGGCAAAATTGCCATGGCACCAATGACCCTTGGTACTGCCGACTTTATGGTGCACCACATTCATGCCTTCACGATCCACGTTACCGTGTTGATCCTGCTGAAGGGTGTGTTGTTCTCACGTAACTCTCGCTTGATTCCGGATAAATCTGAATTAGGTTTCCGCTTCCCCTGCGATGGTCCAGGTCGTGGCGGTACTTGCCAAGTATCAGCATGGGATCATGTTTTCTTGGGGCTGTTCTGGATGTATAACTGTATCTCGGTTGTAATCTTCCACTTTAGCTGGAAAATGCAATCGGACATATTCGGTACAGTTGGTGCAGATGGATCAATCTCACATATTACCGCAGGCAACTTTGCTCAAAGTTCTATCACCATCAATGGTTGGTTGAGAGACTTTCTTTGGGCTCAGGCTGCTAACGTAATCCAGTCCTATGGTTCGGCTCTATCGGCCTATGGACTAATTTTCTTGGGTGCTCACTTTATTTGGGCATTCTCACTCATGTTCCTCTTCAGTGGTCGCGGCTACTGGCAAGAACTAATTGAATCGATCGTATGGGCACACAACAAGCTCAGAGTTGCACCTGCAATTCAGCCTCGCGCGTTGAGCATTGTTCAAGGTCGTGCCGTAGGATTGGCTCACTACCTACTAGGTGGAATTGCCACAACTTGGGCATTCTTCCTGGCACGTTTTGGAGCACTCGGATAA